Sequence from the Marinobacter gudaonensis genome:
TCAAAGTCTGCTGCCTGGCAGGCGTCACTCAGGGCTGGCGCAACCCGTGCGATGGCGCCGACCACTTGTTCGCGTTGACTGTAATGGCCCTCCGGCAAGTATCGGCAATCGGATCGGGGGTAAGTGATCAACTGGTGGCGTTCGTAGAGATTCTGGGCGGTATCCAGTACCTCTTTGGCGCCCATTCGAAACAGTCGCCCCGCTTCAATCTGCAGGGCCGACAGCGACAAGGGCAGGGGCGGCGCTTCGGGGCGATCCCGGAAGCGGGATTCAGTAATGGTGCCGGGCCGGCTCTTGATAGTCTCGGCAATCTGATCAGCGACTTCCCGGCTGAGCATCCGGTTTTCCTCGTCCAGATGTTCGCGGAACTGCTCGTCTGGCAGCCATCGGGCGCTGAACGGCTGCGCGTCGGCCTCTTCTTCCTGAGCCCGAAACCTACCCTCGATGCGAAAGTAGGGCTTGGGCTGGAAGTGTTCGATGGTATTGTCCCGCTCCACCACCAGTCCGAGCACCGGGGTTTGTACCCGGCCAACAGAGTAGACGCCTTGCTCGCCCTGTTGCTGATAGCTGAGGGTGTAAAAGCGTGTGAGGTTGAGGCCGTATAACCAGTCTGCCCGCTGGCGGGCCAGGGCAGAGTGGGACAGGCGCCGGAATTCCCGGTTATCGCGCGGGCTCTGGATGGCGCGGGCCACAGCCGCTGGCGTGAGGTCGTTGATCAGTATCCGCTGCACCGGGACGCTGGCCCCGAAATAACGGAGCACTTCGTCCACCAGGAGCTGGCCTTCTCGGTCCGGGTCGCCTGCGTGCACGATGGTCTGGGCCTGGCGAATCAGCGATTCAAGCACCTTGAGCTGCTGGCGCACGCTGTCCTTGGGCATGACCTGCCATTGGTCCGGGAACATGGGCAGGTCCTCCTGCCGCCATTTCTTCCAGGCCGGGTTGTAGCGGGCCGGTTCGGCGGGTTCCAGGAGATGGCCGATACACCAGCTCACCGTAGCCGCGTTCTCCCCGTCGCCACAGCGGATCCAGCCCTGGCCTTTCTGGTGCGGGCCGGGTAGGGCGGCGGCGATGGCGCGGCCGAGGCTTGGTTTTTCGGCGATGTAGAGGTGCATGGGGTTTGGGTGTTGGTGAATCGGGATGGGAATGTGGCGCTTTGGCTTTGTGGTGTCAAGGTTCGGGTGGTGGCGGTATGTGTAGTAGACTGAAAGCGTTGGGGGAGGCGGCTGTGAAGATGGCCGTCCCAAAAGACGCCGTGAACCCATCCATGGGGGCTTGGTGTTGCCATCCATGGCAACACACACTTTTGGGACGGCCATCTTCACACCCGCTTCTGGCCAAGTGCAATTCGCCGAGTGGCTGATGAAGAAGAGGCAGGAGTATCAAGACATGAAAATCCAGAACGCCATTGAAACCAAATTGAGCGATGAGTTTGACGCGCAGGTGCTTCAGGTGGAGAACGAGAGCCACAAGCACAGCGTGCCGCCGAATTCGGAAACCCATTTCAAGGTGACCCTGGTGTCGCCGGAGTTTGAGGGGCAGATGAAGGTTCGGCGGCATCAGGCGATTTACAAGGTGCTTGCCGAGGAACTGGCCGGGCCGGTGCATGCGCTGGCTCTGCATCTGTATTCGCCGGAGGAGTGGCAGGCGACCGGGCAGGCGGCGCCGGAGTCTCCGAATTGTATGGGCGGGTCCAAGAAGGATCCGGCGATGGCGGCGCGCACCGCTCAGGGAGAGGGTTGATGAGTCAGTTTTTCCAGATTCACCCGGAGACGCCGCAGAAGCGTTTGATCAATCAGGCGGTGGATATCCTGCGGCGGGGCGGGGTGATTGTGTATCCCACGGATTCCGCCTATGCCATCGGGTGTCACCTGGGGGACAAGCAGGCGGCCGATCGGATCAAGCGGATTCGTCGGCTGGACGACAAGCACAACTTCACGCTCGTGTGCCGGGATCTTTCGGACATTGGGGTGTATGCCAAGGTGGACAACACCCAGTACCGGCTGCTGAAGAATTTCACGCCGGGGCCCTACACGTTCATTCTGGATGCGACCAGCGAAGTACCTCGGCGGCTGCTGCATCCGAAGCGTCGGTCTGTCGGCGTTCGGGTGCCGGATAACGCCATTGTCCAGGAATTGTTGGGCGAACTGGGCGAGCCGATCATGAGCAGTACGCTTATCCTGCCCGGTGAAACCGAACCGATGACCGATCCCTACGAGATCCGGGATACCCTGGAACACGAGCTGGATCTGATCATCGATGGCGGTTTCTGTGGTCTGGAGGCCACCACGGTGGTGGACTTCACCGGGGACGTGCCGGTGGTCACCCGGGTTGGCAAGGGCGATCCGGCACCCTTCGAGGTGTGAGCCAGCCGATCAGGCCCGGGCGTTCAGGTTGAACGCGTAGCTTCGGGCGTTGCCCGCGGCTTCCAACTGTTCCGCGCCGGCGGTGCGGCGCAGGGTGTCGTAGCGGTGCACCAGGTCCTGCAACCCGTTGAACTGTTCGTTCTCGCTGATCAGGGTGTCCAGAAGCGGGTTGTTGACGCCGTAGGCCTGGTTCAGTTTGAGCGCGTTGTCCATGAAATGGAGCGTGGGTTCATTCATGCTCAGCCGGTTGAAGGCCTCTCGGAAACTCCGGTTCACGTTGAGGTCGTTCTCGATCAGGCCCCGGGCTTTATCCGGAACGTTTCCTTCCACCGCAATGCTGCCGGAATCGTTCTTCGCTACGCTCAGGGCAGTTGCCGGCGGCAGGTTGTACTCGGCAAGTTTGTGCCGCAGTGTTTCCCGAACAAAGGCAAGGTCCTGCCCCACCGTTTGCTTGTAGTCGGCCATCGCCAGCCTGCGTGCTTTCAGCCGAGCCAGGTCCGTCTGGCTGTTTTCCGAGGGCGTGAATCGGTCATCGCCGGGTGAGGGCTCAGCCTCTACCTTTGCGCCTCGAGCCTTGTCCGGCGCGGTCTCATGGCCAGTGGCCGAAGCCTGGCGTTTTTCCATGGCCTGCTGGAACTGGGTGCTTGCCCGGATCAGGGACGTCAGTAGGGACATGGATGGCTTTCCTCCTTCGGCGCGCCGGATTGCGGCGACTGGGAAATCTGCGTTGCACATTCGGGTTCTGCCGAAGGTGATGCAGATTTCAGGCCAGGTTGGAGGACGGTTTGGGCGCGTCAGCCCCGGTGGTCGGAAACGAACGGGTTGGTTTGCCGTTCCCGACCGAATGTGGACATGGGCCCATGGCCGCAGATGAACTGCACATCGTCGCCAAGGGCGAAGAGCTTTTCCCGGATGGACCGGATCAGGGTGTTGTAGTCGCCTCTTGGGAAATCCGTGCGGCCAATGGAACCGTTGAACAGCACATCGCCTACCTGGGCCAGTTTTGAGGCGCGATGGAAAAACACCACGTGGCCCGGCGTGTGGCCAGGGCAATGCAGTACCTCGAGAACCTCATTGCCCACGGTGACGGTGTCGCCGTCCTCAAGCCACCGGCTCGGCGTGAAAATCTCTGGCGCCGGGAACCCGAACATCTGCGCCTGCATGGCCAGACCCTGGATCCAGAAATCATCTTCGCGATGCGGCCCCTCGATGGGCAAGCCCGAGGCCTTGGCAAGCTCCGCCGTGCCGCCTGCGTGGTCAATGTGGGCATGGGTCAGGAGAATTTTTTCCAGCGTGACACCTTCTTCCTTTACGGCAGCCCGAATGCGTTCCAGATTACCGCCTGGGTCCACCACGGCTGCCTTCATGGTTTCCGTGCACCAGAGCAGGGTGCAGTTCTGTTCGAAGGGGGTCACGGGGATCACTCGGTATTTCAGGGACATCATCTGCCTCACGCTGTAGACTTTTGCGCAAGTTTACCAAGGTATGAACGCAAGGTTTACAAAAGCCCTGTCAGTGGCGGAAGATTTC
This genomic interval carries:
- a CDS encoding DNA topoisomerase III produces the protein MHLYIAEKPSLGRAIAAALPGPHQKGQGWIRCGDGENAATVSWCIGHLLEPAEPARYNPAWKKWRQEDLPMFPDQWQVMPKDSVRQQLKVLESLIRQAQTIVHAGDPDREGQLLVDEVLRYFGASVPVQRILINDLTPAAVARAIQSPRDNREFRRLSHSALARQRADWLYGLNLTRFYTLSYQQQGEQGVYSVGRVQTPVLGLVVERDNTIEHFQPKPYFRIEGRFRAQEEEADAQPFSARWLPDEQFREHLDEENRMLSREVADQIAETIKSRPGTITESRFRDRPEAPPLPLSLSALQIEAGRLFRMGAKEVLDTAQNLYERHQLITYPRSDCRYLPEGHYSQREQVVGAIARVAPALSDACQAADFDRKTTAWNDKQVDAHHAIIPTTRPSANGKLTLAEENIYGLISRYYLMQFSADAIHREGRLTLRVADHQFRATETAVLLPGWKALELKLREQRSEPDKAPLPRLEKGEPVFCEDSLVSERKTQPPQHFTDATLLSAMTNIARFVSDAELRKTLRETDGLGTEATRAAIIDTLFKRDYLYRDSRHIRATDKGKALIGALPESVSKPDRTAVWEATLETIRRGEGDPRQFLDSLKQEIRTLMDRPEGQAADPSGAPGDLAETSSPHCPKCRAPMRERDGKFGRFHACTRYPQCRGTRPLEETRPEDGTGQKPVPCPHCFSPLVRRQGKKGWFWGCSNFPACRQTVDDDNGRPALRLRKTT
- a CDS encoding BolA family protein, encoding MKIQNAIETKLSDEFDAQVLQVENESHKHSVPPNSETHFKVTLVSPEFEGQMKVRRHQAIYKVLAEELAGPVHALALHLYSPEEWQATGQAAPESPNCMGGSKKDPAMAARTAQGEG
- a CDS encoding L-threonylcarbamoyladenylate synthase; the protein is MSQFFQIHPETPQKRLINQAVDILRRGGVIVYPTDSAYAIGCHLGDKQAADRIKRIRRLDDKHNFTLVCRDLSDIGVYAKVDNTQYRLLKNFTPGPYTFILDATSEVPRRLLHPKRRSVGVRVPDNAIVQELLGELGEPIMSSTLILPGETEPMTDPYEIRDTLEHELDLIIDGGFCGLEATTVVDFTGDVPVVTRVGKGDPAPFEV
- a CDS encoding MBL fold metallo-hydrolase, which encodes MSLKYRVIPVTPFEQNCTLLWCTETMKAAVVDPGGNLERIRAAVKEEGVTLEKILLTHAHIDHAGGTAELAKASGLPIEGPHREDDFWIQGLAMQAQMFGFPAPEIFTPSRWLEDGDTVTVGNEVLEVLHCPGHTPGHVVFFHRASKLAQVGDVLFNGSIGRTDFPRGDYNTLIRSIREKLFALGDDVQFICGHGPMSTFGRERQTNPFVSDHRG